One window from the genome of Paracoccus zhejiangensis encodes:
- a CDS encoding COG3650 family protein: protein MLKPALLSLALALAALPAHATQEYILPTLFDVTGVAGDDVLNIRDTPSAKAAIIGTLAPDQTRIEVVEARNGWARVNTAEQSGWVNMRYLSYRTDVWEAEKLPASFRCHGTEPFWGLSVEQGQAVLEGPDMAATPRPLQAVLGGDIFRDPTRALLAQGLTASVVPQICSDGMSDKLYGLRASVILTGDQPRLLQGCCTIQP from the coding sequence ATGCTGAAGCCCGCCCTCCTGTCGCTTGCCCTCGCCCTTGCCGCCCTGCCCGCCCATGCAACGCAGGAATACATCCTGCCGACGCTGTTCGATGTGACCGGCGTGGCCGGTGACGACGTGCTGAACATCCGCGACACCCCCTCGGCCAAGGCGGCGATCATCGGCACGCTGGCCCCCGATCAGACCCGCATAGAAGTGGTCGAGGCGCGCAATGGCTGGGCGCGGGTGAATACGGCCGAACAATCGGGCTGGGTGAACATGCGCTATCTCAGCTATCGTACCGACGTCTGGGAGGCGGAGAAGCTGCCCGCCAGCTTCCGCTGCCACGGGACCGAGCCGTTCTGGGGGCTGAGCGTCGAGCAGGGGCAGGCGGTGCTGGAAGGACCTGACATGGCAGCGACGCCCCGGCCCTTGCAGGCGGTGCTGGGCGGAGACATCTTCCGCGATCCCACCCGGGCGCTGCTGGCCCAAGGGCTGACCGCCAGCGTGGTGCCGCAGATCTGTTCCGACGGCATGTCCGACAAGCTTTACGGCTTGCGTGCCAGCGTCATCCTGACCGGCGACCAGCCGCGTTTGCTGCAGGGCTGCTGTACCATTCAGCCGTGA
- a CDS encoding HIT family protein, translated as MADCLFCRIAAGDLPAYRLYEDAHILAFLDLHPVREGHALVIPKAHHVWFEDLPEDLAARITHCAQDLARAMKRLYGVPRVGMAFTGIHVPHAHAHVVPMHHVHDMTSMAYLGEGLDGFSAPPQLPVETMVEVAERLRAALDRG; from the coding sequence ATGGCTGACTGCCTTTTCTGCCGCATCGCCGCCGGCGATCTGCCAGCCTACCGGCTTTACGAGGACGCACATATCCTCGCCTTCCTTGACCTGCATCCGGTGCGCGAGGGCCATGCGCTGGTCATCCCCAAGGCGCACCACGTCTGGTTCGAGGATCTGCCCGAGGATCTCGCCGCCCGCATCACCCATTGCGCGCAGGATCTGGCCCGGGCGATGAAGCGCCTCTACGGCGTGCCGCGCGTCGGCATGGCCTTTACCGGCATCCATGTGCCGCATGCCCATGCCCATGTGGTGCCGATGCACCATGTCCATGACATGACCTCGATGGCCTATCTGGGCGAGGGGCTGGACGGGTTTTCCGCCCCGCCGCAGCTGCCGGTCGAGACGATGGTTGAAGTGGCGGAACGCTTGAGGGCGGCGCTGGATCGGGGCTGA
- the dapB gene encoding 4-hydroxy-tetrahydrodipicolinate reductase has product MDKPGIVVAGASGRMGQMLIRLITEGDQARLAGAVDRPGSPWIGRDVGEAMGGAALGVTVTDDPIEAIAGAQALIDFTTPAATVALAELTAQARAVHVIGTTGLGEDDLKKIAAAARHAPIIRAGNMSLGVNLLIGLTRKVAAALGEDWDVEVVEAHHRHKVDAPSGTALMLGEAAAEGRGKPLAELRTHAREGITGERVPGSIGFAAIRGGDVVGEHDVIFAGQGERVVLRHLATDRAIFARGAIRAALWGQDKGPGEYDMADVLGLD; this is encoded by the coding sequence ATGGACAAACCGGGAATCGTGGTCGCGGGCGCCTCGGGGCGCATGGGGCAGATGCTGATCCGGCTGATCACCGAAGGCGATCAGGCGCGGCTGGCGGGGGCGGTGGACCGGCCCGGAAGCCCGTGGATCGGGCGCGATGTCGGCGAGGCCATGGGCGGCGCGGCGCTTGGCGTCACCGTCACCGATGACCCGATCGAGGCGATTGCCGGGGCGCAGGCGCTGATCGATTTCACCACGCCGGCGGCCACCGTGGCGCTGGCCGAACTGACGGCACAGGCGCGCGCGGTGCATGTGATCGGCACCACCGGGCTTGGCGAGGATGACCTGAAAAAGATCGCCGCCGCTGCCCGTCACGCCCCGATCATCCGCGCCGGCAATATGAGCCTTGGCGTCAACCTGCTGATCGGCCTGACCCGCAAGGTCGCGGCCGCGCTTGGCGAGGATTGGGATGTCGAGGTGGTCGAGGCCCATCATCGCCACAAGGTCGATGCCCCCTCGGGCACCGCACTGATGCTGGGCGAGGCTGCCGCCGAGGGACGCGGCAAGCCGCTGGCCGAGTTGCGCACCCACGCCCGCGAAGGGATCACCGGCGAACGCGTGCCGGGCAGCATCGGTTTTGCCGCCATTCGCGGCGGCGACGTGGTGGGCGAGCATGACGTGATCTTTGCCGGCCAGGGCGAGCGGGTGGTGCTGCGCCATCTGGCCACCGACCGGGCGATCTTCGCGCGCGGCGCGATCCGCGCGGCGCTGTGGGGTCAGGACAAGGGGCCGGGGGAATATGACATGGCGGATGTGCTGGGGCTGGACTGA
- the rbfA gene encoding 30S ribosome-binding factor RbfA encodes MAQKHHNQGSGPSQRQLRVGELIRRTLSDVLIRADVHDPDLNRHVITVSEVRASPDLKVATAYVMPLGGHDVEEALKALRRNAPELRHLVAKGMTLKYAPQLRFQLDETFDRMDDTRRIFADERVRRDVEAHDSDDDETDDGN; translated from the coding sequence ATGGCACAGAAACACCATAACCAAGGATCCGGCCCCTCGCAGCGACAGCTGCGCGTGGGCGAATTGATCCGCCGCACCCTGTCGGACGTGCTGATCCGCGCCGATGTGCATGACCCCGACCTGAACCGGCACGTGATCACCGTCAGCGAGGTTCGTGCCTCGCCCGACCTGAAGGTCGCAACCGCCTATGTCATGCCCTTGGGCGGGCATGACGTCGAGGAGGCGCTGAAGGCGCTGCGCCGCAATGCGCCCGAGCTGCGCCATCTGGTCGCCAAGGGCATGACACTGAAATACGCGCCGCAACTGCGCTTCCAGCTGGACGAGACCTTCGACCGCATGGACGACACCCGCCGCATATTCGCCGACGAGCGCGTGCGCCGCGATGTCGAGGCGCATGACAGCGACGACGACGAAACCGACGATGGCAACTGA
- a CDS encoding phosphodiester glycosidase family protein, protein MATDRWRRLGLAAGFFLALAIPASAEGCGRMDHDGQSYTVCQVEAAEEPRLQLWQDDEAGAPLNSFYAVRRTLAQGQSLRWAMNAGMFHPDYRPVGLLVIEGEEQHGIVTAGGGGNFGMLPNGVFCTGGARPFQVIESRAFAADKPGCRLATQSGPMLVIDGALHPRFLIDSDSRYIRNGVGVSPDGQTAWFAISDKPVTFHEFGRLFRDGLGVRDALYFDGSISRLYAPGLNRADFGRSLGPMIGLVDGG, encoded by the coding sequence ATGGCAACTGACCGCTGGCGGAGGCTGGGCCTGGCCGCCGGGTTCTTCCTTGCGCTGGCGATCCCGGCCTCGGCCGAGGGTTGCGGCCGCATGGATCACGATGGCCAGAGCTATACCGTCTGCCAGGTCGAGGCTGCCGAGGAACCCCGCCTGCAACTCTGGCAGGATGACGAGGCCGGCGCGCCGCTGAACAGCTTCTACGCCGTGCGCCGGACGCTGGCGCAGGGGCAATCGCTGCGTTGGGCGATGAATGCCGGCATGTTCCATCCCGATTACCGGCCCGTGGGCCTGTTGGTGATCGAGGGCGAGGAACAACACGGCATCGTCACCGCAGGCGGTGGCGGCAATTTTGGCATGTTGCCGAACGGCGTCTTCTGCACTGGCGGCGCGCGGCCCTTCCAGGTGATCGAAAGCCGCGCTTTCGCCGCCGATAAGCCCGGTTGCCGACTGGCGACGCAATCAGGGCCGATGCTGGTGATCGATGGCGCGCTGCATCCGCGCTTCCTGATCGACAGCGACAGCCGCTATATCCGCAACGGCGTCGGCGTCTCGCCCGATGGCCAGACCGCGTGGTTCGCGATCTCGGACAAGCCGGTGACCTTTCATGAATTCGGCCGGCTCTTTCGCGACGGTCTCGGCGTGCGCGATGCGCTTTATTTCGACGGCTCGATCAGCCGGCTTTACGCGCCCGGCCTGAACCGCGCCGATTTCGGCCGCTCGCTCGGCCCGATGATCGGGCTGGTTGACGGCGGCTGA
- a CDS encoding SH3 domain-containing protein, whose amino-acid sequence MRTHFAVLLALMIASGCAVGSSAVVKGAGPDDLLKLRDGPGLDHNIIIGLPDGTPLTRHDCVTTDGKLWCKVSLAARPSVSGYVSADYLAHR is encoded by the coding sequence ATGCGCACTCATTTTGCTGTTCTTCTCGCCCTCATGATCGCCAGCGGATGCGCGGTCGGCTCCAGTGCGGTGGTCAAGGGTGCCGGGCCGGACGATCTGCTGAAGCTTCGCGACGGCCCCGGCCTCGATCACAACATCATCATCGGCCTGCCCGATGGCACGCCCCTGACCCGCCACGACTGCGTCACCACTGACGGCAAGCTCTGGTGCAAGGTCTCGCTCGCCGCGCGGCCCAGTGTCTCGGGCTATGTTTCAGCGGACTACCTGGCGCATCGCTGA
- a CDS encoding AbiV family abortive infection protein codes for MTEDDIVSWLSRKPAPIRRDGVLTKTEVAAATTAYLNNGLSLFDDALFLAAGNRVARAAALTVLGLEEIAKIPLLVNTFLRYEHGVEKEAWKAYWNAGGTHKRKQELILGYGQIVRAVMDGDPVHDRRLYRYYAPETVLENLDGFKQRNFYVDLRMDGIHAPSSEQEAVNAFDYLLTFGQERADSFRSWHVSETRSHDYLDMALGKKRERWTNSYKIDEVSADILYQAIAFSASQVPNYAAFYSYAENYKDKVADTRFKEALLVLGAALLRRVKASEPLPLYYARYIGAFKLMIGLSQEEKLLGKSFGRKLHSTLLPQQTKQSG; via the coding sequence ATGACCGAAGACGACATAGTATCCTGGCTTTCGCGAAAGCCCGCCCCGATACGGCGCGACGGCGTCCTGACTAAGACGGAAGTGGCCGCCGCGACCACTGCTTACCTGAATAACGGCCTAAGCCTATTCGATGATGCACTGTTCCTCGCTGCGGGCAACAGGGTCGCACGTGCCGCGGCTTTGACTGTCCTTGGCCTCGAAGAGATCGCCAAGATTCCGCTGCTGGTAAACACCTTCCTACGCTACGAGCACGGTGTCGAGAAGGAGGCGTGGAAAGCCTACTGGAACGCGGGCGGGACCCACAAGAGGAAGCAAGAACTCATTCTGGGTTACGGTCAAATTGTTCGGGCGGTCATGGACGGCGATCCCGTCCATGACCGCCGACTCTACCGGTACTATGCACCGGAGACGGTGCTCGAAAATCTGGATGGGTTCAAACAGAGGAACTTCTATGTCGATCTGCGGATGGATGGAATTCATGCGCCAAGTAGCGAACAAGAGGCTGTTAATGCGTTCGACTATCTCTTGACCTTTGGCCAAGAACGGGCGGACAGCTTTCGCTCATGGCATGTTTCAGAGACGCGCAGCCACGACTATCTGGACATGGCCCTCGGTAAGAAGCGCGAGCGATGGACCAACAGCTATAAGATTGATGAGGTCAGTGCAGACATCCTCTATCAAGCTATAGCATTCAGCGCATCTCAAGTCCCGAACTACGCGGCGTTCTATAGTTATGCGGAAAACTATAAAGATAAGGTTGCGGACACCCGTTTCAAAGAGGCCCTGCTTGTACTTGGTGCAGCTCTTCTCCGGAGGGTCAAAGCGTCAGAGCCCCTGCCACTTTACTATGCTCGCTATATCGGAGCCTTCAAACTGATGATCGGCCTATCACAGGAAGAAAAATTGTTAGGCAAGAGCTTCGGCAGAAAGCTGCACAGTACCTTACTGCCGCAACAAACCAAGCAGAGCGGCTGA
- a CDS encoding NAD-dependent epimerase/dehydratase family protein, producing MAKDALLGATGFVGSNLRIHRAFAEIYNSSNIKNAVGQVFDTVVCASAPGSMLAANRAPAHDAAAIDNLIQHLSKIKTRCCVLISTIAVLQDFGRGQDESTGAFEENLAYGRNRRTLECFCQDKFERCLILRLPALFGQGLRKNMLFDLQNPVPEMLTQERFNSMAQTLSKADWHDLKAHYSYNPDIAMWTLDRVGLDTSDRKEQLGVSVTRAGFDALRFTNPASTFQFFGLAQLPDIIDQALQAKIAVLHPVPEPLSAALVAKDLRERDAWDSASGIHIEDVRTRHGALFGSTDSYIASAGSVLANLRAFVGSGG from the coding sequence ATGGCGAAAGACGCGCTGCTTGGTGCCACGGGGTTTGTCGGAAGTAATCTCCGGATCCATAGAGCATTTGCCGAGATTTACAACTCCTCGAATATCAAAAACGCCGTGGGTCAGGTTTTCGATACTGTTGTCTGTGCATCGGCACCTGGTTCGATGTTGGCTGCGAACCGAGCACCGGCACATGACGCGGCAGCGATCGACAACCTTATTCAGCATCTGTCGAAAATAAAAACTCGATGTTGTGTGCTGATCTCGACTATTGCAGTGTTACAGGATTTTGGGCGCGGGCAGGATGAAAGCACCGGCGCGTTCGAGGAGAATCTTGCTTATGGTCGCAATCGCAGAACATTGGAGTGTTTCTGTCAGGATAAATTCGAAAGATGCCTCATCCTTCGACTGCCGGCGCTTTTTGGGCAGGGTCTGCGAAAGAACATGCTGTTCGACCTGCAAAATCCGGTGCCGGAGATGCTTACGCAGGAGCGCTTTAACAGTATGGCGCAAACGCTTTCCAAGGCAGATTGGCATGACCTGAAGGCACATTACTCCTATAACCCCGACATCGCCATGTGGACACTTGACCGGGTGGGGCTGGATACATCGGACCGGAAAGAGCAGCTTGGCGTCTCGGTCACGCGGGCAGGGTTCGATGCCCTGCGTTTCACTAATCCAGCCTCGACGTTCCAGTTCTTTGGACTTGCCCAATTGCCCGATATCATTGATCAGGCGCTGCAGGCCAAGATCGCGGTGCTACACCCCGTCCCCGAGCCCTTGTCTGCCGCGCTTGTGGCCAAGGACCTGCGTGAACGGGACGCGTGGGACAGCGCCTCCGGGATTCACATAGAGGATGTCCGGACGCGCCACGGTGCGCTGTTTGGAAGTACAGACTCCTATATTGCCAGCGCCGGCAGTGTTCTTGCCAATCTGCGCGCATTCGTTGGTTCGGGTGGCTGA
- a CDS encoding sugar phosphate isomerase/epimerase family protein, with protein sequence MKGFAVSNIAWPPAERLNAYRLLAKFGITGLEIAPGMIFADAPDAFAPPASLLRERISEIEDSGLTLVSMQSLLFGVQDVSLFGSPTQREGFCQGLRRAIRLAAELSIPHLVLGSPRERMIPPEMPRPEAEGIVCEILGELADYAAENGCRIGLEPNPKIYGTNFAMNTSDAERIVRLVDRTGLMLTIDTGGMIANGEIADAGVIFAECADLIGHVHISEPHLEPAPRDSAVLDQIISALRVANYPEWMSVEMRSAGAFSLDRLKHSLEKLRTTQGQTA encoded by the coding sequence ATGAAGGGTTTCGCGGTCTCGAATATTGCCTGGCCACCGGCTGAACGATTGAATGCTTATCGCCTGCTTGCCAAATTCGGGATCACTGGCCTGGAGATCGCCCCAGGTATGATCTTCGCCGATGCGCCGGATGCCTTCGCGCCGCCCGCCAGCCTCTTGCGCGAACGCATCTCGGAAATCGAGGACTCCGGTCTGACGCTTGTCTCCATGCAGTCACTGCTGTTCGGGGTACAAGACGTCAGCCTCTTCGGATCGCCCACGCAGCGGGAGGGATTCTGCCAAGGGCTGCGGCGTGCAATCCGGCTGGCTGCTGAATTATCAATTCCTCATTTGGTCCTAGGCTCGCCCCGCGAGAGGATGATACCGCCGGAAATGCCCCGGCCCGAGGCCGAGGGAATCGTCTGCGAGATTCTGGGAGAGCTTGCGGACTATGCTGCTGAGAATGGATGCCGCATCGGATTGGAGCCGAACCCGAAAATATACGGGACGAACTTCGCCATGAATACCAGCGATGCCGAGAGAATTGTCCGTCTTGTCGATCGAACGGGATTGATGCTGACGATCGATACCGGGGGTATGATCGCAAATGGTGAAATCGCGGATGCTGGCGTCATTTTCGCGGAATGTGCCGACCTGATCGGTCATGTCCACATCTCGGAACCGCACCTGGAACCCGCACCCCGTGATTCTGCAGTCCTGGATCAGATCATTTCTGCACTACGTGTTGCTAATTATCCGGAATGGATGTCGGTCGAAATGCGCTCGGCTGGTGCGTTCTCACTAGATCGGCTGAAGCACAGTTTGGAAAAATTGCGGACTACTCAGGGGCAAACAGCGTGA